A window from Cryptomeria japonica chromosome 1, Sugi_1.0, whole genome shotgun sequence encodes these proteins:
- the LOC131070880 gene encoding uncharacterized protein LOC131070880 — protein MGYEKYNIGLDEDLKFVNIGNNCTLDERDQFIQLLRQYPDVLGYSYDDLKYFQPKEVQHDIPLKLGAVPFRQKQRQYNPKISSTILSEIQKMLDARIIFPIHHSTWLENIVPRFIPDFAEKTRHIMDMMKGKTIFLPDTSDTSVKSILTQQEFGMKRENWNAKIQEYDLEIRPTKLVRGRGLCQLIAEGILEEQELDDFEDLSKVLFVNTIDEWYSNIAFFLTYGECPQHLSLKEKRSIKLKAANFVLWDTGLYKRAIDGTFLRCVDKSQQTKLLESFHDKACGGHFSAPAIAHKILRAKYYWPTLFQDAFKWVQKCIHCQQLVGKQKLVVLPLKPVIVEEPFRQWGIDFIGVINPSSSAGHSYVLTAIDYFTKWVEAIPVKNATSEIVCRFLEENIISRFGVPNKIVTDNATTFSSSEITQFCFEYSVLLAHSFDYYPQGNGQAESSNKNLITIIHKLVEENQRSWHKALYDALWADKITPKRAIGMADFDYRGMKEKIKKSFVHVHCIEDIWVDLRTEMEVLKMDYCRLTVEQVIDLNLVDISQGMIDNGDVLDP, from the exons atgggatatgagaaatataatattggCTTAGATGAAGACCTCAAAtttgtcaatattggcaataactGCACTTTAGATGAAAGAGATCAGTTTATTCAGCTTTTGCGCCAATACCCTGATGTCTTGGGATATTCATATGATGATCTTAAATATTTTCAACCCAAGGAAGTGCAACATGATATTCCCCTCAAGCTTGGTGCAGTCCCCTTTAGACAAAAGCAACGCCAGTATAATCCAAAAATTTCAAGTACCATTCTTTCTGAGATTCAAAAGATGCTTGATGCTCGGATtatctttcccatccatcattcaacatggttggAAAATATAGTTCCG AGATTCATTCCTGACTTTGCAGAAAAGACTCGTCATATCATGGATATGATGAAGGGAAAGACTATTTTCC TTCCTGATACATCTGATACATCAGTCAAGTCTATCTTGACACAACAGGAGTTTGGCATGAAAAGAGAGAATTGGAATGCCAAAATCCAAGAGTACGATTTGGAGATTAGGCCTACGAAGCTTGTTCGAGGAAGAGGACTTTGTCAACTCATCGCAGAAGGGATTCTAGAGGAGCAAGAATTGGACGATTTTGAAGATctttccaaggtgttgtttgtcAACACCAttgatgaatggtactctaatatagcatttttcttgacTTATGGTGAATGTCCACAACATTTGTCATTGAAGGAAAAGAGGAGTATCAAGCTGAAAGCTGCGAACTTCGTATTATGGGATACTGGTTTGTACAAAAGGGcaattgatggtactttcctcCGTTGTGTTGACAAATCACAACAAACCAAATTGCTGGAATCTTTCCATGATAAggcttgtggtggtcatttttccgCACCAGCGATtgctcacaaaattttgagagctaaGTATTATTGGCCTACGCTCTTTCAAGATGCTTTTAAATGGGTGCAAAAATGTATACATTGTCAGCAGTTGGTGGGCAAACAAAAGCTTGTAGTGTTACCATTGAAACCGGTGATTGTTGAAGAACCTTTCcgacaatggggcattgatttcattggtgtgatcaATCCTTCTTCAAGTGCAGGTCATTCGTATGTTCTTACTGCTatagattatttcaccaagtgggtggaagcaataccgGTAAAGAATGCTACTTCTGAGATAGTGTGCAGATTCCTAGAGGAGAATATTATTTCTAGATTTGGTGTTCCAAACAAGATCGTGACTGATAATGCAACCACATTCTCTTCCTCTGAAATTAcacaattttgttttgaatatagtGTTTTGTTAGCTCATTCATTtgattattaccctcaaggtaatggtcaggcggaATCAAGTAACAAGAATTTGATTACCATTATTCACAAGCTTGTTGAAGAGAACCAAAGGTCTTGGCATAAGGCTCTTTATGATGCTTTATGGGCAGACAAAATTACACCCAAAagagccattggaat GGCagattttgattaccggggtatgaaggaaaagatcaaaaagtccttcgtgCACGTGCATTGTATTGAGGATATTTGGGTAGATCTCCGtacagaaatggaggttctcaagatggactatTGCAGGCTTACTGTTGAGCAGGTTATTGATCTGAACCTGGTGGACATTTCGCAAGGAATGATCGATAATGGTGATGTGCTTGATCCATAA